A region of Dermochelys coriacea isolate rDerCor1 chromosome 1, rDerCor1.pri.v4, whole genome shotgun sequence DNA encodes the following proteins:
- the MCHR1 gene encoding LOW QUALITY PROTEIN: melanin-concentrating hormone receptor 1 (The sequence of the model RefSeq protein was modified relative to this genomic sequence to represent the inferred CDS: inserted 1 base in 1 codon), whose protein sequence is MDLLPLELNICNSSEPGVPLTSNKWPRLQSFSYTSIILPSVFSIICLFGIAGNSMVIFTIVKKSKFRWCHNVPDIFIINLLVVDLLFLLGMPFMIHQLMGNGIWHFGEIMCTLITAMDANSQFTSTYILTAMSIDRYLATVHPISPSRFRKPFVATLIICLLWALSFISITPVWLYARLIPFSGGTVXCGIHLPNPETDLYWFTLYQFFLAFALPFVVIVAAYTQILRHMKSSVVPASQRSVRLRWRRVTWIAIAICLVFFICWSPYHLLQLIQLSISHPTLIFYYTYNAAISLRYANSFLNPFMYIVLCETFRKHLVLSVKPMAQE, encoded by the exons ATGGATCTGCTGCCTCTTGAACTGAATATCTGCAACAGCTCTGAACCTGGAGTCCCTCTGACCTCCAACA aGTGGCCACGACTGCAGAGCTTTTCTTATACCAGCATTATCCTGCCCTCTGTGTTTAGCATCATCTGTCTCTTTGGCATTGCTGGCAACTCTATGGTCATCTTTACAATAGTGAAGAAATCCAAGTTCCGTTGGTGCCATAATGTCCCAGACATCTTCATCATCAATCTCTTGGTGGTGGACCTCCTTTTCCTCTTGGGCATGCCATTCATGATCCACCAACTCATGGGGAATGGGATCTGGCACTTTGGTGAAATCATGTGCACACTCATCACTGCCATGGATGCCAACAGCCAATTCACCAGCACTTATATTCTTACTGCTATGTCCATAGACCGATATTTGGCCACGGTTCACCCCATTTCCCCTTCAAGATTCAGGAAGCCCTTTGTCGCTACCTTGATCATCTGCCTCCTCTGGGCACTCTCATTCATCAGCATTACTCCAGTATGGCTCTATGCCAGGCTCATCCCATTTTCTGGTGGTACTG GCTGTGGCATCCACCTCCCCAATCCAGAGACTGACCTGTACTGGTTCACCTTGTACCAGTTCTTCCTGGCCTTCGCTCTTCCCTTTGTAGTTATTGTTGCCGCATATACACAGATACTTCGACACATGAAGTCCTCTGTAGTCCCAGCTAGCCAACGCAGTGTCCGGCTGAGGTGGAGAAGAGTGACATGGATCGCCATTGCTATATGCCTTGTCTTCTTTATCTGTTGGTCACCATATCACTTACTACAGTTGATACAGCTGTCTATCAGTCACCCCACCCTTATCTTCTATTACACATATAATGCAGCCATCAGCCTGCGCTATGCGAATAGTTTCCTCAATCCCTTTATGTACATtgtgctgtgtgaaacttttcGCAAACACCTGGTTCTCTCTGTCAAGCCAATGGCACAGGAGTAG